From Marinoscillum sp. 108, a single genomic window includes:
- a CDS encoding DUF5777 family beta-barrel protein, whose protein sequence is MRPILLILLTLWTSVVFSQTEYAYEIFDDTRVVNGHSVETNLEGVLTFIISHRFGTLNRGAYEVWGLDNATMRMGLDYGLTNNLMIGIGRSTFEKTADGYLKYRLLAQSSGDRTVPVTITLLGTTALKTLKRFDGIDPTFQQKLSYTLQLLISRKFGPRFSAQLMPTYLHRNLVEDDEQNDILSLGFAGQYQLSKNWSLSMEYYATPGSALPDGSGASPEYSQSMALGVQIDTKGHVFQLHFGNSRGMIEKFFVAETDGKWQKGDIHFGFNITRDFTVKGRRVR, encoded by the coding sequence ATGAGACCAATCCTACTCATTCTTTTAACTCTGTGGACCTCAGTGGTCTTTTCTCAAACAGAATATGCTTACGAAATCTTTGATGATACCCGGGTTGTAAATGGTCATTCGGTTGAAACCAACCTGGAAGGTGTTCTCACATTTATCATTTCGCACCGCTTCGGCACCCTCAACCGGGGTGCCTATGAAGTCTGGGGCTTAGACAATGCCACCATGCGGATGGGGCTGGACTACGGCCTCACCAACAACCTCATGATTGGTATTGGGCGAAGCACTTTTGAGAAAACCGCAGACGGTTACCTGAAATATAGGCTCCTGGCTCAATCAAGTGGTGACCGGACAGTCCCCGTTACCATTACCCTACTGGGCACCACCGCCCTCAAAACCCTCAAAAGGTTTGACGGGATTGACCCGACGTTTCAGCAAAAGCTCTCCTACACATTACAGCTGCTTATCAGCAGAAAATTTGGCCCCAGATTTAGCGCACAGCTCATGCCCACCTACCTGCATCGCAACCTGGTGGAGGATGACGAACAAAATGATATTTTGTCTCTGGGTTTTGCCGGACAATACCAGCTGTCTAAAAACTGGAGCCTCTCCATGGAATACTATGCCACCCCCGGAAGTGCGCTCCCCGACGGGTCGGGGGCTAGTCCCGAGTATTCTCAATCCATGGCGCTAGGGGTGCAGATAGACACCAAAGGACACGTTTTTCAGCTGCACTTTGGCAACAGTCGTGGTATGATTGAGAAATTTTTTGTGGCGGAGACTGATGGTAAATGGCAAAAAGGAGACATCCATTTTGGTTTCAACATCACCCGTGACTTCACAGTAAAAGGCAGGAGAGTCAGATGA
- a CDS encoding cytochrome c produces the protein MKKHLTIFGSLLIFSIAMIPAGFQRSLDASTPIATLLFDLGEVKPEHFIEAPTTEAILRGEEIVKLGRTIAPNGSQSSYVSKYYTCTSCHNVVREDPNLTVVDQDARLEYAMTNNIPYLQGSTFWGMVNRETWYNDDYVLKYGDLVRKAEKSLKESVHLCATVCAQGRPLEDWEMQSVLAYFWSLQMQIGDLNLSDSEKKQLAGPTLTNEEKIALVKSQYLQKSPATFANPPDNKKKGYPYEGDPKLGKGIYELGCQHCHRPEGESDVVFDNSNLTYKWLKKHIPDNSELSIYEIIRKGTYAEYGHKEYMPHYTQEKMSDRQLEHLRAFIEHPEDAK, from the coding sequence ATGAAAAAGCACCTAACCATTTTCGGATCGCTGCTCATCTTCAGCATAGCTATGATACCAGCAGGCTTTCAACGTTCTCTGGATGCCTCCACTCCCATTGCGACCCTCCTTTTCGACCTGGGAGAGGTAAAGCCTGAGCACTTTATAGAAGCACCTACCACGGAAGCGATCCTGCGTGGAGAAGAGATCGTGAAACTGGGCAGGACCATAGCGCCCAATGGCTCACAAAGCAGCTACGTAAGTAAGTACTACACCTGCACCAGCTGCCACAATGTGGTACGTGAAGATCCGAACCTGACTGTGGTAGATCAGGATGCCCGACTGGAGTATGCCATGACCAATAACATCCCATACCTCCAGGGATCTACCTTCTGGGGGATGGTGAATCGTGAGACCTGGTACAACGATGACTATGTGCTGAAATATGGTGATCTGGTTCGGAAAGCAGAAAAAAGCCTCAAAGAGTCTGTACACCTTTGCGCGACAGTCTGTGCTCAGGGAAGACCACTAGAAGACTGGGAAATGCAAAGTGTATTGGCCTACTTCTGGTCGTTACAGATGCAAATCGGAGATTTAAACCTTTCCGATTCGGAAAAAAAACAACTGGCAGGACCCACCCTCACCAACGAAGAGAAAATAGCCCTGGTCAAGTCCCAATATCTGCAAAAGTCCCCGGCCACCTTTGCGAACCCACCTGATAACAAGAAAAAAGGGTATCCTTATGAAGGAGACCCCAAACTAGGGAAGGGCATCTATGAACTGGGATGTCAGCACTGTCACAGACCTGAAGGGGAAAGTGATGTAGTGTTTGATAACAGTAACCTTACCTATAAGTGGCTGAAAAAGCACATTCCTGACAACTCAGAATTGTCGATTTATGAAATCATCAGAAAGGGTACCTATGCGGAGTATGGCCATAAGGAATACATGC
- a CDS encoding ABC transporter permease: MFWNYLKVTYRSFLRQKVYSLINITGLAIGLACFILIFLYIRDEMSYDRFHSKSDRTYRVIEHFESEGIGEHSASQPFPTGPTLVNDFGRQIVHQVRLFNFQSPSLALAYREKDKAFNESRIFFADSTFFDVFDFELKTGDKQTALDEPNSILLTEEMARKYFDDEDPMGKVLEFQGNQHLQVTGILANAPRNAHFQFDFIGSFSTLKQSFGGNYPRTWYWNPCWTYVVLEEGVGKEEMEAFFPDFVQKYFPKFVVDDITLELQPLEDIHLHSRLDYEIQANSTAENLKIFGLVAIFVLLIAAINFINLSTARASKRAKEVGVRKSLGSEKRQLVRQFVFESVLLTFFAVIIALVFVWLAIPAFNELTEKSISIASLVNPLDVGGLLGLTLLVGVLSGFYPAFVLSSFNTVLVLKNAYQKVSGFNFRRVLVTIQFAISIMLIIGTIVAVSQLQLLQNDDLGFDKEHVMMIPVIRSPMGQHYESFKNAALQSTLIRSVTAVEEIVGSKHQVNNYQFEGMDQSKPFPHFHVRHDFSETMELEMVAGRDFSYEVQTDDSLALIVNETLVRSMQWGTPEEALNKRYYFGGELRGKVIGVVKDYNFVSKHHPIAPLVITLNTFPGAFNLFIKYVAVKVDGNNTEQAIADLEAAWRGVMPTRPFDYFFLDDRLNDSYKAERKLSTVTLIFSGLAIVVACLGLFGLATYSVEQRKKEIGVRKVLGISSMQILMLLSREFVLLIGVAFVVAIPLAYLLLDAWLNGFAFRVSIAAWPFILSGVVVFVVAMLTIGFHAYRATLINPSDTLKYE; the protein is encoded by the coding sequence ATGTTCTGGAACTACCTAAAAGTCACTTATCGATCCTTTCTCCGACAGAAGGTTTACTCACTCATCAATATCACCGGACTTGCGATAGGCCTGGCATGCTTTATTCTCATTTTTCTTTACATCCGGGATGAGATGAGTTATGATCGGTTTCATTCCAAATCTGACCGGACTTACCGAGTGATCGAGCACTTTGAAAGTGAAGGCATAGGGGAGCACTCGGCTTCTCAGCCTTTTCCTACTGGCCCCACCCTGGTGAATGACTTTGGCCGGCAGATTGTGCATCAGGTCCGACTTTTTAACTTTCAGAGCCCCAGTCTTGCGCTGGCCTATCGTGAAAAAGATAAAGCATTCAATGAGTCGCGAATCTTCTTTGCGGACTCCACCTTTTTTGATGTATTTGACTTTGAACTAAAAACAGGAGATAAGCAGACTGCCCTGGACGAGCCCAACTCCATTCTGCTCACAGAGGAGATGGCAAGGAAATATTTCGATGATGAAGATCCCATGGGAAAGGTGCTGGAGTTTCAGGGGAATCAGCATTTGCAGGTGACTGGTATATTGGCCAATGCGCCAAGGAATGCTCATTTTCAGTTTGACTTTATCGGTTCTTTTTCCACTCTGAAGCAATCTTTCGGGGGCAACTATCCCCGCACGTGGTACTGGAACCCCTGCTGGACCTATGTGGTACTGGAAGAGGGGGTGGGGAAGGAGGAAATGGAGGCCTTCTTTCCGGACTTTGTCCAAAAGTATTTCCCCAAGTTTGTGGTGGATGATATCACCCTGGAGCTGCAGCCACTGGAGGATATCCATCTCCATTCCCGTCTGGACTATGAGATTCAGGCCAACAGCACCGCTGAAAACCTCAAGATTTTCGGGCTGGTGGCCATTTTTGTGTTGTTGATCGCAGCCATCAATTTTATCAACCTCTCCACGGCTCGTGCCAGCAAGCGAGCAAAGGAAGTAGGTGTGAGAAAATCACTAGGGAGCGAGAAGCGGCAGCTGGTACGTCAGTTCGTTTTTGAATCGGTACTGTTAACATTCTTTGCAGTGATCATTGCCTTGGTGTTTGTGTGGTTGGCCATTCCGGCCTTCAATGAGCTCACCGAAAAATCCATTTCCATTGCCAGTTTGGTCAATCCTCTGGATGTAGGCGGGCTTTTAGGACTCACACTTCTGGTGGGGGTGCTTTCTGGTTTTTACCCCGCATTTGTCTTGTCGTCTTTCAATACCGTGCTGGTCCTCAAAAATGCTTATCAGAAAGTCAGTGGGTTTAATTTCAGAAGGGTACTTGTGACCATCCAGTTTGCCATTTCCATCATGCTGATCATCGGTACCATAGTGGCCGTAAGTCAGCTCCAGCTTCTACAAAATGATGACCTTGGCTTTGATAAGGAGCATGTAATGATGATTCCTGTCATCCGCTCTCCCATGGGGCAGCACTATGAATCCTTTAAGAACGCTGCCCTTCAGAGCACCCTGATCCGATCCGTCACTGCGGTGGAGGAGATCGTGGGCAGCAAGCATCAGGTCAATAATTACCAGTTTGAGGGGATGGATCAGTCCAAACCTTTTCCTCATTTTCATGTTCGCCATGATTTCAGTGAGACCATGGAGCTGGAGATGGTTGCAGGCCGGGACTTTAGTTATGAGGTGCAGACGGATGACTCGTTGGCACTGATAGTGAACGAAACACTGGTCAGGAGTATGCAATGGGGCACTCCGGAGGAGGCACTCAACAAACGATATTACTTTGGTGGAGAGCTTCGCGGAAAAGTGATAGGCGTGGTGAAAGACTATAATTTCGTTTCCAAGCACCACCCCATAGCACCACTGGTGATTACACTCAATACTTTCCCGGGGGCATTTAATTTATTTATCAAGTATGTGGCTGTGAAAGTGGATGGCAACAACACGGAGCAAGCCATAGCCGATTTGGAAGCGGCCTGGAGGGGGGTGATGCCCACCCGACCGTTTGATTACTTCTTTTTGGACGATCGGCTGAACGATTCCTACAAGGCTGAAAGAAAACTCAGCACCGTAACCCTTATTTTTTCTGGCCTGGCCATTGTGGTAGCCTGTCTCGGTTTGTTTGGGCTGGCTACTTATTCGGTGGAGCAGCGAAAAAAGGAAATAGGCGTGAGGAAAGTCCTTGGCATCTCTTCAATGCAAATCCTGATGCTTTTGTCCAGGGAGTTTGTGCTGCTGATTGGGGTGGCCTTTGTGGTGGCCATTCCGCTCGCCTATTTGCTATTGGATGCCTGGCTCAATGGGTTTGCATTCAGGGTGAGTATTGCGGCATGGCCATTCATCTTGTCCGGTGTGGTGGTTTTTGTGGTAGCGATGCTCACTATTGGTTTTCATGCATACAGAGCCACCCTCATCAATCCATCGGATACGCTGAAATACGAATAG